The following coding sequences lie in one Anoplolepis gracilipes chromosome 4, ASM4749672v1, whole genome shotgun sequence genomic window:
- the Pns gene encoding DENN domain-containing protein 5B isoform X1: MNGSLGIARGSEQHPQRFADYFVICGLDKDSGLEPDKYFGDSLQCTPLDRAYKSKVLGHYPDSVPWNPFDEHAVCMLCLPSGLRFRTQKHSVEPTFHSFVLTKEDGHRTYGFSLVFYEECRNRKICAAMQTLQAMHITELSSGQNGTPPTARKGQDGHNTRSLPRHFKLSAHSPGAALGYYDSIKDKLLVTKSISLLCQQPYLFAAKTFLTNLYKCVPRHPGPGLSLESYVYNLLYNVPVPLPGKSLKFFVPNDEPAKSPLELVIYQPSSLLELPMLDYPLKDVFTWLGADCLIQLFTCVLLENQVLLRSVDFHKLMAVAECITALLFPFSWQHVYVPILPASLYHFLDAPVPFIMGLHAQSEGGVLKIASEANLCYVDIDKQSSQFPEELPVFPHKMQFIAEIRTLLNKYKVPNSGKIGNMVINYYNGDIMTSSLTLPGSGFHLPRRKHSLHDVLDWDRSEPESQPDNLQRIVDIVKKSVNVDDIDPIEDTTTEKILTPQEEYRETLDFNNAVREIFLNRFVQMFSSYEQFVIQPSQDKDEWINNRDSMHVFDKATFLSDQPTQHLPFLSRFLETQMFASLVDSKVMSTWSELDCNIKVFDQRISALKKKVGESIIRTMRYEPYTNIADTQQILRQRLTNVDFETNPPTEILPHRAAYFRSFPLLDNVALNKEPAQSSRRGQTQWKYKMKSMDTNGKPVTPQESQSPRPQTKLSADMSPALIAQANWTFVEKLLKDCKSKTKRMLVEKMGSEAVALGHGGESLSDVEENTLVASLCDLLERVWSHGLQNKQGKSALWSHLTMYQESEECNDATKSIDANFLSPAKKSPSKFFGIPDRLVSSLRGKSIIEIASYIKENLNDLSNLQLETDVSPTRGSDKHKSLGERKTVGPEHLRPLPDSLIFDIRNVQAMTDIKTHIGYARAWVRLALEKKLLSRHLKTLLSDSALLRSQYKRSAFLRCEEEKEQFLYHLLTLNAVDYFCFTNNYPTTKLPYRVVIFPSRKASAATTSANSWIAISGTLCETNPVPIPKGALEFVFHHKNLGVLSTLRIGHDNTGLSPKWMVEHVVVRNEVTGHTFKFPCGRWLGRGIDDGSTERLLVGALVPRSIDSEELVESCSTPPRCRSPSIPRRPILSQVELQHMLGEAVNAIVKYHYRRECQDGSLTALLCGEGGLVPSLEQIFLFGFKNQRIFGRNFYVWDYLLRVKENFEISLLEEMDEYSQRLNRDRRVYSQSSQRFTILRCYCHLIDQINMFSQTLGKDGKFQLFICLAAREQLLHPMLRPMSDARSTADMYEENSFLRNPTLLTFLIHILEPLSEFHIVLEKSLTHGISSIC, translated from the exons GTGATTCATTGCAGTGCACGCCTCTGGATAGAGCATACAAAAGTAAAGTATTGGGACATTATCCAGACTCGGTACCATGGAATCCTTTCGACGAACATGCTGTGTGCATG CTTTGTCTGCCAAGCGGTTTGCGCTTTCGTACCCAAAAGCATTCGGTGGAGCCGACCTTCCACTCCTTCGTCCTGACGAAGGAAGACGGTCATAGAACGTACGGGTTCAGCCTTGTTTTCTACGAGGAGTGCCGCAATCGGAAAATATGCGCCGCAATGCAAACGTTACAGGCGATGCACATCACGGAGCTCAGTAGCGGACAGAACGGCACGCCTCCGAC TGCGAGGAAGGGCCAGGACGGACATAACACGAGATCGTTACCACGTCACTTTAAATTATCAGCTCATTCACCTGGTGCAGCATTAGGATATTACGATTCTATCAAAGACAAGTTGCTAGTGACCAAATCAATATCTTTGCTATGCCAACAGCCTTACCTCTTCGCGGCAAAGACGTTTCTCACCAATCTGTATAA GTGTGTTCCTAGACATCCTGGACCTGGTCTTAGCTTAGAATCTTACGTCTACAATCTTCTGTACAACGTACCGGTACCGTTGCCTGGCAAATCATTGAAGTTTTTCGTACCCAATGATGAACCAGCGAAATCACCTTTAGAACTAGTCATCTATCAACCATCTTCGTTGCTGGAGCTACCGATGTTGGACTATCCTCTCAAGGACGTATTCACGTGGCTAGGCGCGGACTGCCTGATTCAGCTGTTCACGTGCGTGCTGTTGGAGAATCAAGTTCTCTTGAGGAGCGTTGATTTTCACAAGCTGATGGCGGTAGCCGAATGCATAACGGCGCTCTTGTTTCCGTTCTCCTGGCAACATGTTTACGTGCCAATATTGCCCGCCAGTCTGTATCACTTCTTGGATGCACCGGTGCCCTTTATAATGGGTCTGCATGCGCAAAGCGAGGGCGGCGTATTGAAGATTGCTAGCGAA GCGAATCTTTGTTATGTAGATATAGATAAGCAGAGTAGTCAATTTCCAGAAGAATTACCTGTGTTTCCTCATAAAATGCAGTTTATTGCTGAGATTAGAACGCTTCTGAACAAGTACAAAGTACCAAATTCAGGAAA GATTGGTAACATggtcataaattattacaacggCGACATTATGACTAGTAGTTTGACGCTTCCTGGCTCTGGTTTTCATCTTCCTCGCAGAAAACATTCTTTACACGATGTATTAGATTGGGATCGATCGGAACCGGAGTCACAACCTgataatttacaaagaataGTAGATATTGTTAAGAAATCag tAAATGTAGATGATATTGATCCTATAGAGGATACTACTACGGAAAAGATACTCACGCCACAGGAGGAATACCGAGAAACTCtcgattttaataatgctGTTAGGGAGATTTTTTTGAATCGTTTTGTACAAATGTTTTCTAGTTACGAACAATTTGTTATCCAGCCAAGTCag GACAAAGATGAGTGGATAAATAATAGGGATAGTATGCATGTTTTCGACAAAGCCACGTTTTTATCCGACCAGCCTACGCAACATCTGCCGTTTTTGTCGAGATTCCTGGAAACACAGATGTTTGCCTCTCTCGTTGACAGCAAAGTGATGTCAACGTGGAGCGAACTcgattgtaatattaaagttttcgaCCAAAGAATCTCCGCTCTCAA GAAGAAAGTCGGAGAAAGCATCATACGAACAATGCGATACGAGCCTTACACAAACATCGCAGATACACAACAAATACTCAGACAGAGATTAACCAATGTGGACTTTGAGACAAATCCGCCTACGGAGATTCTTCCCCATAGAGCCGCATATTTTCGCAGCTTTCCTTTGCTAGATAACGTCGCATTGAATAAAGAGCCAGCTCAAAG TAGTAGAAGAGGACAGACGCAATGGAAATACAAGATGAAATCCATGGACACGAATGGAAAACCTGTAACGCCTCAAGAATCTCAGTCGCCTCGACCTCAAACTAAACTCTCGGCGGATATGAGTCCCGCTTTAATAGCGCAAGCTAATTGGACGTTCGTGGAAAAATTGCTCAAG GATTGTAAGTCCAAGACAAAGAGAATGTTGGTGGAGAAAATGGGATCCGAAGCCGTCGCGCTTGGTCACGGAGGCGAATCTTTGTCCGATGTCGAGGAGAACACTCTAGTCGCTAGTCTCTGTGATCTATTGGAACGAGTATGGAGTCACGGGCTGCAAAACAAGCAGGGCAAAAGCGCTCTTTGGTCGCATTTAACTATGTATCAAGAATCGGAGGAATGCAACGACGCGACCAAGTCTATAGACGCAAACTTTCTTTCCCCTG CAAAGAAATCGCCGAGTAAGTTTTTCGGAATACCGGATCGTTTGGTTTCATCTTTGAGAGGCAAAAGTATTATTGAAATTGCTTCTTACATCAAGGAAAATTTAAATG ATTTGTCTAATTTACAATTGGAAACGGACGTTTCGCCCACGAGGGGTTCGGACAAGCATAAATCTCTCGGTGAGAGGAAAACCGTCGGTCCGGAACACTTGAGGCCTCTTCCGGACTCTCTAATTTTCGACATTCGTAACGTGCAAGCGATGACTGATATTAAGACACACATTGGATATGCGAGAGCGTGGGTGCGATTGGCacttgagaaaaaattgttgtcCCGCCATTTGAAAACGTTATTGTCGGATAGTGCTTTATTGag GAGTCAGTATAAACGATCAGCATTTTTACGCTGTGAGGAGGAAAAAGAGCAATTTCTGTATCACCTTCTGACTCTGAATGCCGTCGATTATTTCTGCTTTACGAACAATTATCCGACAACGAAATTACCGTATCGAGTTGTGATATTCCCCAGCCGAAAAGCAAGCGCTGCTACCACTTCGGCTAATAGTTGGATTGCTATTTCCGGCACCCTCTGCGAAACCAATCCCGTACCCATACCTAAGGGAGCATTAGAATTTGTATTTCat cataaaaatttaGGAGTGTTATCTACGTTAAGAATTGGACACGACAATACAGGATTGTCACCGAAATGGATGGTGGAACATGTTGTGGTGAGGAATGAAGTAACCGGACACACGTTCAAATTTCCCTGCGGTCGTTGGCTTGGCAGAGGAATAGATGACGGATCTACCGAGCGTTTATTAGTGGGTGCTTTAGTACCACGCAGCATTGACAGCGAGGAGTTAGTGGAATCATGCTCCACGCCTCCGAGATGTAGATCTCCGAGTATACCCAGACGTCCCATACTGTCGCAAGTCGAACTGCAACACATGCTcg gCGAGGCTGTAAATGCTATAGTGAAATATCACTATAGAAGAGAGTGTCAAGACGGTTCTTTAACGGCTTTATTGTGCGGAGAAGGCGGTCTTGTGCCGTCTttagaacaaatatttttatttggttttaaaaatcaaagaatattCGGAAGAAACTTCTATGTATGGGACTATCTCT TGCGTGTGAAAGAGAATTTTGAGATTTCTTTGCTGGAGGAAATGGACGAATATTCTCAAAGACTCAATCGAGATAGAAGAGTATATTCGCAAAGCAGCCAAAGATTTACTATCTTAAGATGTTACTGTCATCTCATCgatcaaattaatatgtttagtCAAACTTTAGGGAAAGATGgaaagtttcaattatttatctgTTTAGCGGCGAG agaACAGCTTTTACATCCAATGTTGCGTCCGATGAGCGATGCTCGTTCCACGGCGGACATGTACGAGGAAAATTCGTTTTTACGAAATCCTACTTTATTAACTTTCCTCATTCATATTCTTGAGCCATTGAGCGAGTTTCACATTGTCCTCGAGAAGAGCTTGACTCATGGAATCTCTAGTATATGTTAG
- the Pns gene encoding DENN domain-containing protein 5B isoform X2 — protein sequence MNGSLGIARGSEQHPQRFADYFVICGLDKDSGLEPDKYFGDSLQCTPLDRAYKSKVLGHYPDSVPWNPFDEHAVCMLCLPSGLRFRTQKHSVEPTFHSFVLTKEDGHRTYGFSLVFYEECRNRKICAAMQTLQAMHITELSSGQNGTPPTARKGQDGHNTRSLPRHFKLSAHSPGAALGYYDSIKDKLLVTKSISLLCQQPYLFAAKTFLTNLYKCVPRHPGPGLSLESYVYNLLYNVPVPLPGKSLKFFVPNDEPAKSPLELVIYQPSSLLELPMLDYPLKDVFTWLGADCLIQLFTCVLLENQVLLRSVDFHKLMAVAECITALLFPFSWQHVYVPILPASLYHFLDAPVPFIMGLHAQSEGGVLKIASEANLCYVDIDKQSSQFPEELPVFPHKMQFIAEIRTLLNKYKVPNSGKIGNMVINYYNGDIMTSSLTLPGSGFHLPRRKHSLHDVLDWDRSEPESQPDNLQRIVDIVKKSVNVDDIDPIEDTTTEKILTPQEEYRETLDFNNAVREIFLNRFVQMFSSYEQFVIQPSQDKDEWINNRDSMHVFDKATFLSDQPTQHLPFLSRFLETQMFASLVDSKVMSTWSELDCNIKVFDQRISALKKKVGESIIRTMRYEPYTNIADTQQILRQRLTNVDFETNPPTEILPHRAAYFRSFPLLDNVALNKEPAQSSRRGQTQWKYKMKSMDTNGKPVTPQESQSPRPQTKLSADMSPALIAQANWTFVEKLLKDCKSKTKRMLVEKMGSEAVALGHGGESLSDVEENTLVASLCDLLERVWSHGLQNKQGKSALWSHLTMYQESEECNDATKSIDANFLSPALAWSVLRKRLDYLSNLQLETDVSPTRGSDKHKSLGERKTVGPEHLRPLPDSLIFDIRNVQAMTDIKTHIGYARAWVRLALEKKLLSRHLKTLLSDSALLRSQYKRSAFLRCEEEKEQFLYHLLTLNAVDYFCFTNNYPTTKLPYRVVIFPSRKASAATTSANSWIAISGTLCETNPVPIPKGALEFVFHHKNLGVLSTLRIGHDNTGLSPKWMVEHVVVRNEVTGHTFKFPCGRWLGRGIDDGSTERLLVGALVPRSIDSEELVESCSTPPRCRSPSIPRRPILSQVELQHMLGEAVNAIVKYHYRRECQDGSLTALLCGEGGLVPSLEQIFLFGFKNQRIFGRNFYVWDYLLRVKENFEISLLEEMDEYSQRLNRDRRVYSQSSQRFTILRCYCHLIDQINMFSQTLGKDGKFQLFICLAAREQLLHPMLRPMSDARSTADMYEENSFLRNPTLLTFLIHILEPLSEFHIVLEKSLTHGISSIC from the exons GTGATTCATTGCAGTGCACGCCTCTGGATAGAGCATACAAAAGTAAAGTATTGGGACATTATCCAGACTCGGTACCATGGAATCCTTTCGACGAACATGCTGTGTGCATG CTTTGTCTGCCAAGCGGTTTGCGCTTTCGTACCCAAAAGCATTCGGTGGAGCCGACCTTCCACTCCTTCGTCCTGACGAAGGAAGACGGTCATAGAACGTACGGGTTCAGCCTTGTTTTCTACGAGGAGTGCCGCAATCGGAAAATATGCGCCGCAATGCAAACGTTACAGGCGATGCACATCACGGAGCTCAGTAGCGGACAGAACGGCACGCCTCCGAC TGCGAGGAAGGGCCAGGACGGACATAACACGAGATCGTTACCACGTCACTTTAAATTATCAGCTCATTCACCTGGTGCAGCATTAGGATATTACGATTCTATCAAAGACAAGTTGCTAGTGACCAAATCAATATCTTTGCTATGCCAACAGCCTTACCTCTTCGCGGCAAAGACGTTTCTCACCAATCTGTATAA GTGTGTTCCTAGACATCCTGGACCTGGTCTTAGCTTAGAATCTTACGTCTACAATCTTCTGTACAACGTACCGGTACCGTTGCCTGGCAAATCATTGAAGTTTTTCGTACCCAATGATGAACCAGCGAAATCACCTTTAGAACTAGTCATCTATCAACCATCTTCGTTGCTGGAGCTACCGATGTTGGACTATCCTCTCAAGGACGTATTCACGTGGCTAGGCGCGGACTGCCTGATTCAGCTGTTCACGTGCGTGCTGTTGGAGAATCAAGTTCTCTTGAGGAGCGTTGATTTTCACAAGCTGATGGCGGTAGCCGAATGCATAACGGCGCTCTTGTTTCCGTTCTCCTGGCAACATGTTTACGTGCCAATATTGCCCGCCAGTCTGTATCACTTCTTGGATGCACCGGTGCCCTTTATAATGGGTCTGCATGCGCAAAGCGAGGGCGGCGTATTGAAGATTGCTAGCGAA GCGAATCTTTGTTATGTAGATATAGATAAGCAGAGTAGTCAATTTCCAGAAGAATTACCTGTGTTTCCTCATAAAATGCAGTTTATTGCTGAGATTAGAACGCTTCTGAACAAGTACAAAGTACCAAATTCAGGAAA GATTGGTAACATggtcataaattattacaacggCGACATTATGACTAGTAGTTTGACGCTTCCTGGCTCTGGTTTTCATCTTCCTCGCAGAAAACATTCTTTACACGATGTATTAGATTGGGATCGATCGGAACCGGAGTCACAACCTgataatttacaaagaataGTAGATATTGTTAAGAAATCag tAAATGTAGATGATATTGATCCTATAGAGGATACTACTACGGAAAAGATACTCACGCCACAGGAGGAATACCGAGAAACTCtcgattttaataatgctGTTAGGGAGATTTTTTTGAATCGTTTTGTACAAATGTTTTCTAGTTACGAACAATTTGTTATCCAGCCAAGTCag GACAAAGATGAGTGGATAAATAATAGGGATAGTATGCATGTTTTCGACAAAGCCACGTTTTTATCCGACCAGCCTACGCAACATCTGCCGTTTTTGTCGAGATTCCTGGAAACACAGATGTTTGCCTCTCTCGTTGACAGCAAAGTGATGTCAACGTGGAGCGAACTcgattgtaatattaaagttttcgaCCAAAGAATCTCCGCTCTCAA GAAGAAAGTCGGAGAAAGCATCATACGAACAATGCGATACGAGCCTTACACAAACATCGCAGATACACAACAAATACTCAGACAGAGATTAACCAATGTGGACTTTGAGACAAATCCGCCTACGGAGATTCTTCCCCATAGAGCCGCATATTTTCGCAGCTTTCCTTTGCTAGATAACGTCGCATTGAATAAAGAGCCAGCTCAAAG TAGTAGAAGAGGACAGACGCAATGGAAATACAAGATGAAATCCATGGACACGAATGGAAAACCTGTAACGCCTCAAGAATCTCAGTCGCCTCGACCTCAAACTAAACTCTCGGCGGATATGAGTCCCGCTTTAATAGCGCAAGCTAATTGGACGTTCGTGGAAAAATTGCTCAAG GATTGTAAGTCCAAGACAAAGAGAATGTTGGTGGAGAAAATGGGATCCGAAGCCGTCGCGCTTGGTCACGGAGGCGAATCTTTGTCCGATGTCGAGGAGAACACTCTAGTCGCTAGTCTCTGTGATCTATTGGAACGAGTATGGAGTCACGGGCTGCAAAACAAGCAGGGCAAAAGCGCTCTTTGGTCGCATTTAACTATGTATCAAGAATCGGAGGAATGCAACGACGCGACCAAGTCTATAGACGCAAACTTTCTTTCCCCTG CGCTAGCTTGGTCCGTGCTGCGGAAACGACTCGATT ATTTGTCTAATTTACAATTGGAAACGGACGTTTCGCCCACGAGGGGTTCGGACAAGCATAAATCTCTCGGTGAGAGGAAAACCGTCGGTCCGGAACACTTGAGGCCTCTTCCGGACTCTCTAATTTTCGACATTCGTAACGTGCAAGCGATGACTGATATTAAGACACACATTGGATATGCGAGAGCGTGGGTGCGATTGGCacttgagaaaaaattgttgtcCCGCCATTTGAAAACGTTATTGTCGGATAGTGCTTTATTGag GAGTCAGTATAAACGATCAGCATTTTTACGCTGTGAGGAGGAAAAAGAGCAATTTCTGTATCACCTTCTGACTCTGAATGCCGTCGATTATTTCTGCTTTACGAACAATTATCCGACAACGAAATTACCGTATCGAGTTGTGATATTCCCCAGCCGAAAAGCAAGCGCTGCTACCACTTCGGCTAATAGTTGGATTGCTATTTCCGGCACCCTCTGCGAAACCAATCCCGTACCCATACCTAAGGGAGCATTAGAATTTGTATTTCat cataaaaatttaGGAGTGTTATCTACGTTAAGAATTGGACACGACAATACAGGATTGTCACCGAAATGGATGGTGGAACATGTTGTGGTGAGGAATGAAGTAACCGGACACACGTTCAAATTTCCCTGCGGTCGTTGGCTTGGCAGAGGAATAGATGACGGATCTACCGAGCGTTTATTAGTGGGTGCTTTAGTACCACGCAGCATTGACAGCGAGGAGTTAGTGGAATCATGCTCCACGCCTCCGAGATGTAGATCTCCGAGTATACCCAGACGTCCCATACTGTCGCAAGTCGAACTGCAACACATGCTcg gCGAGGCTGTAAATGCTATAGTGAAATATCACTATAGAAGAGAGTGTCAAGACGGTTCTTTAACGGCTTTATTGTGCGGAGAAGGCGGTCTTGTGCCGTCTttagaacaaatatttttatttggttttaaaaatcaaagaatattCGGAAGAAACTTCTATGTATGGGACTATCTCT TGCGTGTGAAAGAGAATTTTGAGATTTCTTTGCTGGAGGAAATGGACGAATATTCTCAAAGACTCAATCGAGATAGAAGAGTATATTCGCAAAGCAGCCAAAGATTTACTATCTTAAGATGTTACTGTCATCTCATCgatcaaattaatatgtttagtCAAACTTTAGGGAAAGATGgaaagtttcaattatttatctgTTTAGCGGCGAG agaACAGCTTTTACATCCAATGTTGCGTCCGATGAGCGATGCTCGTTCCACGGCGGACATGTACGAGGAAAATTCGTTTTTACGAAATCCTACTTTATTAACTTTCCTCATTCATATTCTTGAGCCATTGAGCGAGTTTCACATTGTCCTCGAGAAGAGCTTGACTCATGGAATCTCTAGTATATGTTAG